GAATAAATTCTGCCTCTAAAAACGGAAAACGCTCCGGCATTTGGTATAGGGAGCGAATGGAGTCCATCAATTTGTTCATTAATTCGCGGGCAGCGGGAGGTTTTTTTTGTGCCAGAAACCGAACATGGTATGCCAGCATCTTACGTGAGCGGTCAGAAACAATCACTTTATATTGAGGTTTCTTTTCCATGTTCCACCTCATCAATTATACTATTATCTCTTTACTTTACTCAAAAAAAGAGGCCCGAGGGGGCCTACCCTATAAGGGGATGGGACATAGCTAGTTCTATATTTTCTGTCAAAATTTGATAGGCTATGATAGAATGGTAAAAATTGACCGCCTCTTTTCTGGAGTGTACTCTATATGAAAGTTACTAAACAGGAACTTAAAACACTTTTCAAGCTTTATTATAAAAAAGTCTTTTACGCGGCTTATTACGTCACTAAAGACAAGTACCTGTCTGAAGATATTACGCAGGAAACCTTTATAAAAGCGTATAAAAAACTTCACCAACTCAGAGATACAGAAAAGCTTGAAGCCTGGTTGTTTAAAATAGCAATAAATTTAGCTCATGATGAATTAAAACGTCGGAAAAAGAACGTAATCGTTCCTGATCTAGAATTTGAGAAAAATGATTCCGGAAATAACGATCCGGAAGATATTTATCTGAAGAAGGAGACAAGTGAAATATTAAACCAGTTAAATTTATCAACTAGATCCGGACTATGTTCATGTTCTCTGTCTGAAATACTATGAAGGGCTTACCATAAACAAAATAAGAGAGATATTGGAAATCCCAGAAGGAACCGTAAAATCAAGGCTAAAAAAAATTAAGGATACCCTAAGCATCGGTATTTTCGCCACCGCAGCTCTTTTGAATCCTATGCAAGCTAGAGCTTTTGGAGAGCGAGTTGTGACAACCATAAAAAGCATTGTATCCGGCAGTCTCGTTAACGAGAGCATCGGTTTTTCTCCCAAGGATGAACAGTTGCCGGATCAGCCCGGTGATGTTCAGAACAATACGCCTGGAACAATAAATGAAATAGTTAATAAGGCTTCATTTGATGTCCAGGTGCCTGGTTACTTGCCTCCTGACTATGAATTGGAAGACGCCCAGGTGAGTACAATAACAAGCAAATTATCTAAGGCTACACTAAAATATTCAAATGGTACAGATATTTTAATTATTACGGAAAGAAACGCTCCAGACGATTACGGGCAGTCTATTATGTATGATAATGAAGATATGTTAAGAGAGAAAATTACAATTGAATCGCAAGACTATATTGTTCTCAGTTTATGGTTGTTGTGAGGAGAGCAATAGAAAAATTGAGGATGGTGTTCATCAAAGATGAGAAATTTACTCCATAGAAAAGAAAATATTAAAACGTTAAT
This window of the Bacillota bacterium genome carries:
- a CDS encoding type II toxin-antitoxin system RelE/ParE family toxin gives rise to the protein MEKKPQYKVIVSDRSRKMLAYHVRFLAQKKPPAARELMNKLMDSIRSLYQMPERFPFLEAEFIPPNKYHKIFIEKWHLILYQIKDQTVYVDYIVDCK
- a CDS encoding sigma-70 family RNA polymerase sigma factor, which produces MKVTKQELKTLFKLYYKKVFYAAYYVTKDKYLSEDITQETFIKAYKKLHQLRDTEKLEAWLFKIAINLAHDELKRRKKNVIVPDLEFEKNDSGNNDPEDIYLKKETSEILNQLNLSTRSGLCSCSLSEIL